The sequence below is a genomic window from Pygocentrus nattereri isolate fPygNat1 chromosome 16, fPygNat1.pri, whole genome shotgun sequence.
CAAaaataagacagagagagaagcttCATTACACTGAATTAAAGAGCATTCTTAATCATAAGAGTAATCATAAGTGGaaatgtgtgcatttgtttCTATTACTTTAAAGCATCTGTAAAAACTCTGAGCTGTGTTGTAAAAGATCAACGGATACAATCGGTCAAGAGGTGCAAAGCGGTTTAACGTGTGAGAAGAGTGATAAACTCACTTGAGATGTCGGAGCATGTTAGCAGCACTCAGCAGCATAGCAGTGGGGTTAGCAATGTTTCTCCCTACAGCCTGAGCGAACGGGTGCCTGGCCCCCTgacggagagagcgagagagagagagaacattatgTTAGGACCTCATATGTTTGGCTAATACACTCTAAAGACAGTCATACCTAATCAGAGCAGCAGTCAGGAATAGCGAGGTCCCAATAGAGATTGTGTACCCCCAAGTACTATAATGCAGAGAATTTGCTGATATAGATGGGGCTGCGTATCGACATTAAAGCACCCACATcatagaaaaaacacattttctttacttttttttttttatacacaaaCCACATCATTTGTAAGCAATTAAACTTTCACAATACACCATTCATTCCCCACAGCtcacatatggaaactaagctgaaaaaaaacagccGCTTTGAAGCTCTTGTGTGTTTGTAAGGTCACAAATAGCCAAATCATTTATATAAATCCACCGATCTAGCTTACAACAGGTTAGCCCCTCCCACGTAGTTATTCAATATTTGAGCCAgactttttgaatgaagcacaatacacaacagccaatcagaacagagttctAGCAACAGTGAGTTATGAAACGTAAACCCAAATACATGTTATAAGTGGATCTCAATGGGAAAActaaaaaatgcaagaaaatgtaagaaataCGCTCTTTAAAATATGTACTATCTGCTCCAATACAGATCCTTCAGATAGGATCAGGCCACTGCAGTGGCCCTCGCAATTGATGGGCTGAAGTACCGAAGCTCAGACACTGACCGTCTCAAACACAGCATATTCCGCACTGTAGCTTTCTCCTGGTACCACCCCAGCTCCGCCCACCAGGCCTGCTGCCAGGTTATCAATGATGTTGCCATAGAGATTGGGCATCACCAGAACATCAAACTGGTATgggttctggaccagctgaaaaacaaagcaaagattCTTCAAGCACCAACAAAATACCCTTCTTATAAATAATTACATTCTTTTATGTTTGACAGAACTAAAGTTATACAGAGGAAATGGCGGCAGCTGCTGGATATTACAGATGATAGAGACCTGCATGCAGCAGTTATCAATGATGATGTTCTCATATTTGATCTTGGGGTAAAGCTCAGCAACTTCAGCGCAGCTCTGCAAGAACAGGCCATCTCCAAGCTTCCTgttgagatgagatgagatgattgATTCGTTTTTGGTCCAAAAGTAGGACAAATCCATGTGATCCATATGTGTCAATGTTTTTAGTTCTCTTTCCTAAATCTTCACTCAAAAATGGCTTTTATATTAGCACCACAGACGTTTTAAGCTAATAGTTTTAAACTACTCACATGATGTTGGCTTTGTGTACGGCTGTGACTTTGCTGCGGCCCTTCTTGGTGGCGTAGTCGAAGGCAAACTTGGCGATGCGGCGAGATTTCTCCCTGGTGATGATCTTCAGACACTCCACCACTCCTGACACACTCTGCATGCCACAAACAACTCATTATCAGACCAGTGATAAGCAGGCACTACATACAAATGCTTTCAAGTTAATAATCATGAATGATCAATACATCAAATACAGGCAATAACCAGATTACTCGGTCAAATGGCTCAGGATTTTTAAACACGTTTATCAAGAAAACTGTTCTCTGGTTGATGACATGATTTCTCCAGGCCGCTACCTCATGCTCCAGTGAACTGTATTCTCCTTCAGTCTGTTCCCGGATGATGACCAGGTCCAGATTATTGTGGCGTGTGCTGTAACCGGGCAGGCTGTTCACATGCACCACGTTAGCAAACAGGTCCAGCTTCCTTCTGTAAGAACAAACAGCAAAatcacacataaaaacacaaatcacagcACAACAATGTAATAAACCACGAGCCACAGCAGGAAGAGGATTAGGTACACTGCTTTAACGAATTTCACCCGATTCTTAAAGGATTTCTTGAATTTTCCAGTCCTCTAAAAAGCATTCATAAAAGACATCATGAAATTCTGCAGGATCGTTCTAATGCTCATCATTAgattcatctttttttaaagctgaGAAACCtaaattttatttgtgtttgagGTCCTTTGGACTGTTACAGCTGGTGGACACGTCACTGTATCAGCCCTGAACAGCAGGACCACCCCTGATCATCTTTATCGGGTCATTTAGCTTCGCAACTTCATAAAGATCTACAATTTCTGTAGAATTAACggtttttattataaaaataatgttcaaTGGCACATATGAAAAGTGAG
It includes:
- the idh3b gene encoding isocitrate dehydrogenase [NAD] subunit beta, mitochondrial isoform X1; this translates as MAAALRGSLVSLAKGLSGVRLQPLCVRSLSLTASQNATLESPPARADSTFKVTMVPGDGVGPELMTAVKEVFKSGDVPVEFEEFHLSEVQNMASEEKLNEVLTSMKNNRVAIKGKIHTPMEYKGELASYEMRLRRKLDLFANVVHVNSLPGYSTRHNNLDLVIIREQTEGEYSSLEHESVSGVVECLKIITREKSRRIAKFAFDYATKKGRSKVTAVHKANIMKLGDGLFLQSCAEVAELYPKIKYENIIIDNCCMQLVQNPYQFDVLVMPNLYGNIIDNLAAGLVGGAGVVPGESYSAEYAVFETGARHPFAQAVGRNIANPTAMLLSAANMLRHLNLEYHSNMVSEAVKRVIKQGKVRTRDLGGYSTTGDFVRAVVANLRHRPLH
- the idh3b gene encoding isocitrate dehydrogenase [NAD] subunit beta, mitochondrial isoform X2: MAAALRGSLVSLAKGLSGVRLQPLCVRSLSLTASQNATLESPPARADSTFKVTMVPGDGVGPELMTAVKEVFKSGDVPVEFEEFHLSEVQNMASEEKLNEVLTSMKNNRVAIKGKIHTPMEYKGELASYEMRLRRKLDLFANVVHVNSLPGYSTRHNNLDLVIIREQTEGEYSSLEHESVSGVVECLKIITREKSRRIAKFAFDYATKKGRSKVTAVHKANIMKLGDGLFLQSCAEVAELYPKIKYENIIIDNCCMQLVQNPYQFDVLVMPNLYGNIIDNLAAGLVGGAGVVPGESYSAEYAVFETGARHPFAQAVGRNIANPTAMLLSAANMLRHLNLEYHSNMVSEAVKRVIKQGKVRTADLGGYATSVEFTRAVISNLSA